A section of the Halichoerus grypus chromosome 11, mHalGry1.hap1.1, whole genome shotgun sequence genome encodes:
- the ARRB1 gene encoding beta-arrestin-1 isoform X2 yields MGVFKKASPNGKLTVYLGKRDFVDHIDLVDPVDGVVLVDPEYLKERRVYVTLTCAFRYGREDLDVLGLTFRKDLFVANVQSFPPAPEDKKALTRLQERLIKKLGEHAYPFTFEIPPNLPCSVTLQPGPEDTGKACGVDYEVKAFCAENLEEKIHKRNSVRLVIRKVQYAPERPGPQPTAETTRQFLMSDKPLHLEASLDKEIYYHGEPISVNVHVTNNTNKTVKKIKISVRQYADICLFNTAQYKCPVAMEEADDTVAPSSTFCKVYTLTPFLANNREKRGLALDGKLKHEDTNLASSTLLREGANREILGIIVSYKVKVKLVVSRGGLLGDLASSDVAVELPFTLMHPKPKEEPPHREVPENEAPVDTNLIELDTNDDDIVFEDFARQRLKGMKDDKEEEEDGTGSPQLNDR; encoded by the exons GGTGTTCAAGAAGGCAAGCCCGAATGGAAAG ctcacGGTCTATCTGGGAAAGCGGGACTTTGTGGACCACATCGACCTTGTGGACCCTGTGG ATGGTGTGGTCCTGGTGGATCCTGAGTATCTCAAGGAGAGGAGAG TCTATGTGACACTGACCTGCGCCTTCCGCTATGGCCGGGAGGACCTGGACGTCCTGGGCCTGACCTTTCGCAAGGACCTGTTTGTGGCCAACGTGCAGTCCTTCCCGCCGGCCCCCGAGGACAAGAAGGCCCTGACGCGGCTGCAGGAGCGTCTCATCAAGAAGCTGGGCGAGCACGCCTATCCTTTCACCTTTGAG ATCCCTCCAAACCTCCCGTGCTCTGTGACATTGCAGCCGGGGCCTGAAGACACAGGGAAG GCCTGTGGTGTGGACTATGAAGTCAAAGCCTTCTGTGCCGAGAACCTGGAGGAGAAGATCCACAAGCG GAATTCCGTGCGCCTGGTTATCAGGAAGGTTCAGTATGCCCCAGAGaggcctggcccccagcccacAGCTGAGACCACCAGGCAGTTCCTCATGTCGGACAAGCCCTTGCATCTAGAGGCTTCCCTGGATAAGGAG ATCTATTACCACGGAGAACCCATCAGCGTTAATGTCCACGTCACCAACAACACCAACAAGACAGTGAAGAAGATCAAGATCTCGG tGCGTCAGTATGCGGACATCTGCCTTTTTAACACAGCCCAGTACAAGTGCCCTGTGGCCATGGAAGAGGCTGA TGACACCGTGGCCCCCAGTTCAACCTTCTGCAAGGTTTACACACTCACGCCCTTCCTGGCCAACAACCGAGAGAAGCGGGGCCTTGCCCTGGACGGGAAGCTCAAGCATGAAGACACGAACCTGGCCTCCAGCACCCT GTTGAGGGAAGGAGCCAACCGGGAGATCCTGGGCATCATTGTTTCCTACAAAGTGAAAGTGAAGCTGGTGGTATCTCGGGGCGG CCTGTTGGGAGACCTTGCATCCAG TGACGTGGCCGTGGAACTGCCCTTCACCCTAATGCACCCCAAGCCCAAAGAGGAACCCCCACATCGTGAAG TTCCAGAGAACGAGGCGCCAGTAGATACCAATCTCATAGAACTTGACACAAA